The following proteins are co-located in the Synechocystis sp. PCC 6714 genome:
- a CDS encoding CusA/CzcA family heavy metal efflux RND transporter, giving the protein MLNNLLNQILKTSIAQRWFIVIAAIGITIWGVISVAQMPLDVFPEFAPPQVDIHTEAPGLAPEEVETQITVPIESAVNGLPGVTTVRSSSKVGLSMVSVVFDQDADVYKARQTVTERLQQVTNQLPEGSHPPEISPLVSPLGTILQYAFTVNGEGSSDLMELRRLLETTVSNQVLSVPGVSQVTIYGGDERQEQVLVDPAKLRSLKVSLNEVTQASAGANSNAPGGFLIGGGQELLVRGLGQIKAVDDLRRSVVKVVDGQPILLEDVAEVTTGSALKRGDASFNGQPAIVMMVNKQPDVDTPTVTKAVEAAIASLKPTFPADVQIAQTFRQANFIDSAIRNVSRSLLEGIVIVSVIMLIFLMNWRTAVITLTAIPLSLLIGLMFMKAWGLGINTMTLGGLVVAIGSVVDDSIVDMENCYRGLRTNQAEGNPKHPLRVVYDTSVEVRLAVIFSTVIIVVVFAPIFSLTGVEGRIFAPMGLAYLLCIGASTLVAMTVSPALCGILLANQRLPQEGTFVSRWAERLYRPLLNFSLRAPQIILSVALIALIASVSLVPSLGRVFLPEFREKSMVNSMVLFPGVSLDMTNRAGIALFNNLKDNPLYEWVQIRAGRAPGDADGAGVSMAHVDVELSDEALKDREGSVKQLREAFNQLPGVASNMGGFISHRMDEVLSGVRSAIAVKIFGPDLQELRAIGEQVQEAMKTVPGIVDLQLEPQLPIRQVQIHYDRTAAAQYGLKMADISAVVETALNGRVVSQVPEDQQLINVVVMIPETERNSLDAIGAIPISTPTGQITTLGDVAKVEYGMGANVVNREDVSRLIVVSANVSERDLGSVVGDVQAQIQQKVQLPQGYFIEYGGQFESEQRATNSLLLFSFIAALVIGVLMFFSVKSLPATIAIMINLPLALIGGLLSVVFTGGVISIASLVGFITLFGVAVRNGLLLVDNYNQKFAQGMKLKETIFKGSMERVNAILMTALTSALGMLPLATASSAGNEILQPLAIVVLGGLCTSTALTLLVIPALYAKFGKWLMPKRPTNVDQITPFIRNDTVSAQKSNF; this is encoded by the coding sequence ATGTTGAATAATCTTCTCAATCAAATTCTCAAAACTTCGATCGCCCAACGCTGGTTTATTGTCATTGCGGCCATTGGCATCACCATTTGGGGAGTCATTAGTGTTGCCCAAATGCCCCTGGATGTGTTTCCTGAGTTTGCCCCACCCCAGGTGGATATTCACACCGAAGCCCCCGGCCTAGCACCGGAAGAAGTGGAAACCCAAATCACCGTTCCCATTGAAAGTGCCGTCAACGGTTTACCGGGGGTAACAACGGTGCGGTCTTCTTCTAAGGTTGGCCTGTCCATGGTGAGTGTGGTCTTCGATCAAGATGCGGATGTTTATAAGGCCCGTCAAACGGTGACGGAACGCCTGCAACAGGTCACTAATCAACTACCGGAAGGTAGCCATCCCCCGGAAATTTCTCCCCTGGTTTCTCCCTTGGGGACGATTTTGCAATATGCCTTTACGGTCAATGGTGAGGGAAGTTCGGACTTAATGGAGTTACGACGACTACTAGAAACCACGGTAAGTAATCAAGTTTTATCGGTACCTGGGGTATCTCAAGTCACCATCTATGGTGGTGATGAACGTCAGGAACAGGTTTTAGTCGATCCGGCCAAACTGCGTTCCCTCAAAGTTTCCCTCAATGAAGTTACCCAAGCCAGTGCTGGAGCAAATTCCAATGCCCCAGGGGGATTCTTAATTGGCGGCGGCCAGGAATTGCTGGTACGGGGACTGGGTCAAATAAAAGCCGTTGATGACCTGCGGCGATCGGTGGTCAAAGTGGTGGACGGCCAACCTATCTTGCTAGAGGATGTGGCCGAAGTTACAACCGGCAGTGCCCTCAAGCGGGGAGATGCTAGCTTTAACGGCCAACCGGCCATTGTAATGATGGTCAATAAACAACCCGATGTGGATACGCCAACGGTCACTAAAGCAGTCGAAGCGGCGATCGCCTCGCTAAAACCAACGTTTCCCGCCGATGTGCAGATTGCCCAAACTTTTCGCCAAGCGAACTTTATTGACTCCGCCATTCGCAACGTCAGCAGATCTCTGCTGGAAGGGATTGTCATCGTGTCGGTAATTATGTTGATTTTCTTGATGAATTGGCGGACAGCCGTGATTACCTTAACGGCTATTCCCCTCTCATTGCTGATTGGTCTAATGTTCATGAAAGCCTGGGGATTGGGCATTAATACCATGACCCTAGGGGGGCTAGTCGTGGCGATCGGTTCCGTGGTGGATGACTCCATTGTAGACATGGAAAATTGCTACCGGGGATTACGAACCAACCAAGCCGAGGGCAATCCCAAGCATCCCCTGCGGGTAGTTTATGACACTTCGGTGGAAGTCCGATTAGCCGTGATCTTTTCCACGGTGATCATCGTGGTAGTTTTCGCACCCATTTTCAGCCTAACGGGGGTAGAGGGACGTATTTTTGCGCCCATGGGTTTGGCCTATTTACTCTGCATTGGTGCTTCCACCCTGGTAGCCATGACCGTTTCCCCTGCTCTGTGTGGAATTCTTCTAGCTAACCAACGGCTCCCCCAGGAGGGCACCTTTGTCTCGCGATGGGCAGAGAGGTTATATCGTCCGTTGTTAAATTTTTCCCTGCGGGCACCCCAAATCATTTTGAGCGTAGCTCTGATCGCCTTGATCGCCTCCGTTTCTTTGGTTCCCAGCCTGGGGCGGGTTTTCCTGCCGGAGTTTCGGGAGAAGTCCATGGTTAATTCTATGGTTCTCTTTCCAGGGGTTTCCCTCGATATGACCAATCGGGCTGGGATAGCCCTATTTAATAACCTCAAGGATAATCCCCTTTATGAATGGGTACAAATTCGAGCTGGTCGTGCGCCGGGGGATGCCGATGGGGCTGGGGTCAGTATGGCCCACGTTGATGTGGAATTGAGTGATGAAGCGCTCAAAGACCGGGAGGGTAGTGTTAAACAGTTACGGGAAGCCTTTAACCAATTGCCGGGGGTAGCTTCCAATATGGGGGGCTTTATTTCCCACCGCATGGATGAGGTGTTATCAGGGGTCAGAAGTGCGATCGCCGTTAAAATCTTTGGCCCAGACCTACAGGAACTAAGGGCTATCGGGGAGCAGGTACAAGAAGCCATGAAAACTGTGCCGGGGATTGTTGACCTCCAACTAGAACCCCAGCTACCCATCCGTCAAGTGCAAATTCACTATGACCGCACCGCCGCCGCCCAGTATGGGTTAAAGATGGCTGATATTTCCGCCGTAGTGGAAACGGCCTTAAATGGACGGGTTGTGTCCCAAGTGCCTGAAGATCAACAATTGATCAATGTGGTGGTGATGATACCGGAGACTGAGCGCAATAGTCTCGATGCCATCGGCGCAATTCCCATTAGTACGCCCACTGGTCAGATAACTACCCTAGGGGATGTAGCTAAGGTGGAATACGGCATGGGAGCCAATGTCGTTAACCGTGAAGATGTTTCTCGCTTAATTGTGGTTTCCGCCAACGTGTCTGAGCGGGATTTAGGTAGTGTCGTGGGGGATGTGCAAGCTCAAATTCAACAAAAGGTACAACTTCCCCAGGGCTATTTCATCGAATATGGTGGTCAGTTTGAGTCAGAACAACGGGCAACTAATAGTCTGCTTCTCTTTAGTTTTATTGCCGCCTTGGTGATTGGAGTGTTGATGTTCTTTTCAGTTAAATCTCTCCCAGCAACGATCGCCATTATGATCAACCTCCCCCTAGCCCTAATTGGGGGTTTGCTATCCGTTGTTTTCACCGGCGGAGTCATTTCTATTGCTTCCCTAGTGGGTTTTATTACCCTCTTTGGAGTGGCAGTACGGAATGGGTTACTGCTGGTGGATAACTACAACCAGAAATTTGCCCAGGGAATGAAACTCAAGGAAACCATTTTTAAAGGGTCTATGGAACGGGTCAATGCTATTCTAATGACTGCTTTAACTTCAGCTTTGGGGATGTTACCCCTTGCTACGGCCAGCAGTGCAGGTAATGAAATTCTCCAACCTTTGGCGATCGTTGTGCTTGGCGGTTTATGTACTTCTACGGCTTTAACCCTGTTGGTGATTCCTGCCCTCTATGCCAAATTCGGTAAATGGTTAATGCCCAAACGGCCCACCAATGTAGATCAAATTACTCCCTTTATCCGTAACGATACAGTGAGTGCCCAAAAATCGAATTTTTAA
- a CDS encoding glycoside hydrolase family protein has product MTITQNLTRYNRHPRRAKKSSWSPHFALVALLFALCLATFVKKSPEPEKINPFFGHLPPLAMEGGDPYIRALMRTISASESNGKNPYILLYGGQHIHDLSHHPNTCIPIKTKVNQGLCSTAAGRYQFLTKTWQEKAALYHPQRQIRKINYSFDPESQDLVTYRWLMDQHHWGIDLSTQLQKGQVEEVLKKLSPTWTSLGHGIEDNIMTASLPTIYQKLLAEELAQAN; this is encoded by the coding sequence ATGACCATTACTCAAAATCTGACTCGCTATAATCGCCATCCCCGAAGGGCTAAAAAATCATCTTGGTCGCCCCATTTTGCCCTGGTGGCTTTGTTATTTGCCCTATGTTTGGCAACTTTTGTCAAAAAGTCTCCTGAACCCGAAAAAATTAATCCCTTTTTTGGGCATTTACCGCCCCTAGCAATGGAAGGGGGTGACCCTTATATTAGAGCTTTAATGCGGACGATTTCTGCCAGTGAATCTAATGGTAAAAATCCCTATATTCTGCTTTATGGCGGCCAACATATCCATGATTTAAGCCATCATCCCAATACCTGTATCCCTATTAAAACAAAAGTAAATCAAGGGCTCTGCTCCACAGCGGCAGGACGTTATCAATTTTTGACTAAAACTTGGCAGGAAAAAGCGGCTTTATATCATCCTCAACGTCAAATAAGAAAAATAAACTATAGTTTTGACCCTGAATCCCAGGATTTAGTTACCTATCGATGGCTGATGGATCAACACCATTGGGGCATAGACCTTTCCACCCAATTGCAAAAGGGTCAGGTTGAAGAAGTATTGAAAAAGCTTTCTCCCACTTGGACAAGTCTAGGTCATGGTATTGAAGACAATATTATGACTGCTTCTCTGCCAACAATTTATCAAAAACTGTTGGCGGAGGAACTCGCCCAAGCTAATTAA
- a CDS encoding MFS transporter, giving the protein MGKLPPIFHCLQNRLFAQLYLAQTINLLGDALTWVGLALLAFDLAGEGAGVILAGALTLRVTVFVLLSPVAGAIADRYDRKRIMIFTHLARLGIICLFPWVTEAWQIYGLVLGLNVFNAFFTPTYTATIPLVTKNDEYPQAIALSSATYQLLGVLGPGLAGSLAAFVGIRNIFWGDALTFLIAAVLILTLPGKLLANSTPQPVRTPAQIGQDIATGTQCLFGDRLMRYALTMQLVVSLAGAGILVNTVGYVQGILHLGKIEYGWVMTAFGLGATLASLGLGNTKQQGKRILLTSFGAILMTIAILPVPMVNLQGLLILWAGAGIGQTLVNVPTQTLIANRVAKNLQGRVYGAHFAWSHLWWTFSYPLAGWLGSYSAQNSFFYLGILALSLFTLFYFLRPSDHFEQGFWHEHSHYHSSDHSHLHFHGTEEA; this is encoded by the coding sequence ATGGGCAAACTACCACCCATCTTCCACTGCTTACAAAACCGTCTATTCGCCCAGTTATACCTAGCACAAACCATTAATTTGCTGGGGGATGCGCTGACCTGGGTGGGATTGGCCCTATTAGCCTTTGATTTAGCTGGTGAAGGGGCCGGGGTCATCCTTGCTGGAGCCTTAACCCTGAGAGTAACGGTATTTGTACTGCTGTCCCCTGTGGCAGGGGCGATCGCCGACCGTTATGATCGCAAGCGAATTATGATATTCACCCATCTGGCAAGACTCGGAATTATTTGTCTATTTCCCTGGGTGACCGAAGCTTGGCAAATTTATGGACTAGTTCTGGGGCTAAATGTATTTAACGCCTTTTTTACCCCGACTTATACTGCGACGATTCCTCTAGTGACAAAGAATGACGAATATCCCCAGGCGATCGCCCTCTCCAGTGCCACTTATCAACTTTTGGGGGTTTTAGGGCCAGGGTTAGCAGGTAGCTTGGCAGCTTTTGTGGGAATAAGAAATATCTTTTGGGGGGATGCCCTCACTTTTTTGATAGCCGCCGTTTTGATCCTCACATTGCCAGGAAAGCTTTTGGCTAACTCAACTCCCCAGCCAGTTCGTACCCCGGCCCAAATTGGACAGGATATAGCTACTGGAACCCAATGTCTTTTCGGTGATCGCCTGATGCGTTATGCCCTAACTATGCAGTTAGTCGTGTCCTTAGCGGGCGCAGGAATTTTGGTAAACACTGTAGGTTACGTCCAAGGCATTTTACACCTAGGCAAAATTGAGTACGGTTGGGTAATGACGGCTTTTGGACTGGGAGCAACATTGGCATCCCTTGGTTTGGGCAACACTAAGCAACAGGGAAAACGAATCCTTTTAACTAGTTTTGGAGCCATCCTAATGACCATTGCTATCCTTCCTGTGCCAATGGTTAATCTCCAGGGATTACTAATCTTGTGGGCTGGGGCTGGTATTGGTCAAACCTTGGTCAATGTACCCACCCAAACCTTGATTGCTAACCGAGTCGCTAAAAACCTTCAAGGCCGAGTTTATGGTGCCCATTTTGCCTGGAGCCATCTCTGGTGGACTTTTTCCTATCCCTTAGCAGGCTGGCTAGGCAGTTACTCTGCTCAAAACAGTTTTTTCTATCTGGGGATTTTAGCCCTTAGCCTGTTTACTCTGTTTTATTTTTTACGACCCTCTGACCATTTTGAACAAGGATTCTGGCATGAGCATAGCCACTACCATAGCTCAGACCATAGCCATCTCCACTTCCATGGAACAGAGGAAGCCTAA